The genomic region CTTCCTTTGCATCAAGCATTGCTTCTAAATACATCCCTTCCTGAATGTCTTGTCCTTCTACACGAATAAATACCTGAATGGTTTGTGTCTCCAGATTTACTCTCCCATTAATTCGGCTTACCATACCGGTGTATTGCTTTGTTCTATCCAGGTTTTGAAGTTTAACCTCTTTCCCCACACTCAGCAAATCACTAAATTTCTTAGCAATAGAAACCTGCAATTCATACACTGAAGGATCGATAAATTCCCCTAATTTTTGCCCAGATCTAATTAGTGTCCCTTCTTTCACTAAAGCCTCGGTAAGAATACCGTCAAAAGGAGCTACATGGGTGTATTTCCTTAAACGCTCTTCCAGGTTTTTAATATTATAATAGGCAGAAACAATCCCACGCCCACTAATAAAATATTTTTCTTTATCGGTTTCAACCTCTGGAAGCGCAGGTACGGATTTATTGATATCGAAATTATTTAAATATTCCTGCCATTTTTCAAAGACCTCAGGATAATCTAAACGCAAATCGGGCATAATAGCAGTAATGCTGTTATACAAATCACTTTTAGCTGATTGTACGCTAGCCGCATATTCCGCAGCATCAATATTCAATAAAACCTGACCTTTTTTATATTGCTGCCCTGGTAAAAAATTATGCCTACTACTTCTAAAAATGCCCTGAACTTCAGAGTAAAGTTCAAGTTTTCGTAGCGCAGATACATTTCCATTAGCGGGAATACTAATGGGCACTGTATCATTTTTTACTGTTTTTACAAATACATTTTTTACAACTTTTTTTATTTTAGGATCTTCTTTTACATTACTATCGATGATCCATTTAGCTGCAAAGATGGCCCCGACGATTAGTAGGAGTCCAAGTGCTGAAAGAATTATTTTGCGTATATCCATAACTTATTTAATTGGACTCCTAAAACTCGTTAAAGTTTAATCGAATATCATAATTTTTTAAGAAATTAGCTAATCTCCTCTATTTCTAGCTGTAATTCTTCCCATTCTTGCATTAAACTTTTAAGATGCTTCTTCTTAT from Zunongwangia profunda SM-A87 harbors:
- a CDS encoding efflux RND transporter periplasmic adaptor subunit; amino-acid sequence: MDIRKIILSALGLLLIVGAIFAAKWIIDSNVKEDPKIKKVVKNVFVKTVKNDTVPISIPANGNVSALRKLELYSEVQGIFRSSRHNFLPGQQYKKGQVLLNIDAAEYAASVQSAKSDLYNSITAIMPDLRLDYPEVFEKWQEYLNNFDINKSVPALPEVETDKEKYFISGRGIVSAYYNIKNLEERLRKYTHVAPFDGILTEALVKEGTLIRSGQKLGEFIDPSVYELQVSIAKKFSDLLSVGKEVKLQNLDRTKQYTGMVSRINGRVNLETQTIQVFIRVEGQDIQEGMYLEAMLDAKEEPNALEIPRELLVERSKVYIVRDSVLDLVRVDPVYFSTETVVVKGLEDGTRMLAASVPGAYAGQLVNAEEIRDTAKTE